One Fundulus heteroclitus isolate FHET01 unplaced genomic scaffold, MU-UCD_Fhet_4.1 scaffold_42, whole genome shotgun sequence genomic window, TATGGATTCACTGCCGAGACAAAAATGTGATAACCTAGCTATAAGATCTCGTGGTTAACTGTACCAAATGCTTTCAAGTCATAACCAATGTCCTCTCCATTTTTGGTGTGGCTCTAATATATTctcaaaataaacaattttcagAGGTGTggtcttttgaaaatataaattacTCTGACTTTGGAATACTGTGGAGAAAAGATTGCTGGTGTGTCATTGGTCGGTAGGATATTGTTGGCTTTCTCTTCGTCATTGAGttctaaaaacataattttgccACATTCCGTGTGTAAAAAGCTGTGAAACTGTGTGCACCAGTTTTACAACAATCCAAAATGGCCTTCTGCTATCCTCCAACATGTTGCACCCAATGACAGCCACAGTGTAcatatctaaaatgtttttttttaaggcttctTCCTTCTTGTTTATGTAATGTTAAAGCGGCATTATTCTTAGCAGGCATATATTTGTTTATCTAAACAAGTTGTTAATTTTGCTGCAACAATGAGTTTTTAGAGACCAAAATAATGTTTACCTACTATACCACCTACCCCAAATCTTCCAGTAATCATATCTTTAGTAACAGGATATTATTTTGAAGTGTACACTAAttctataaaatattttactcaTAATTCTTCTTTAATCAGTAATCACATCGCGAAGAAAACTGATTACATATTTCCACTTGGGCGTCGCCTAAGACGACAAAGACCTGTCAGAAAACCATATTCTTCCTGCTATTCAGGTAAAGTCCCAAACTGATATTCATACCTTACGGGAACTTAGACCAACTTCCTGTTTGAAGTCATACCTCCCTCAGGAATGAAGCAGAGCTTGAAACGCCTTCTTTTTCGCAGCTTTAAATATCGTGGTGAAGCCGAGCATTTTGTCATTTGCCCCCACGCAGTTGTCTGGTAAGTGCTGCTGACTGAGGCGAATATGGCACAGGGGATTCAACTGGAACGAGAGAGATTCTGCTGCTCTCTCTGCTCGGAACTGCTCAACAATCCGGTGGCCATACCTTGCGGTCACAGCTTTTGCCTGACCTGCATCAACAGAGGCTTGGACAATGAAGAAAGTTCGGGCATCtacagctgccctcagtgcagggAGATCTTCCTGTCCAGGCCCACCCTGGTTAAAAACGGCATGATAGCATTTGTCGTCGACCAGTTGAGGAAGAGTCTAAAACATGCGGTTCCAGATCCTGAACCCGGAGATGTGACCTGCGATTTCTGCCTTGAGAAGAAGGTGAAGGCCATAAAGTCATGCTTGCAATGTATGGCTTCTTACTGTGCCACCCACCTCCAGCCTCACAAGGatgttgctcctttaaggaaGCACAAGTTGGTGGACGCAACTGCAGATAAAGACCTTGATCCTGAACCCGGAGATGTGGCCTGCGATTTCTGCCTTGATAAGAAGGTGAAGGCCATAAAGTCATGCTTGCAATGTATGGCTTCCTACTGTGCCACCCACCTCCAGCCTCACAAGGATGTCGCTCCTCTGAGGAAGCATAAGTTAGTGGACACAACCGCTGATAAAGACTGCGATCCTGAACCCGGAGATGTGGCCTGCGATTTCTGCACTGAGAAGAAGGTAAAGGCCATACAATCGTGCCTGCAATGCATGGCTTCCTACTGTGCCACCCACCTCCAGCCTCACAAGGATGTGGCTCCTTTAAGGAAGCACAAGCTGGTGGAACCAACAGCAGATCTTGAGGAAAGCATCTGCCCCGAGCATCAAGaactgatgaagatgttctgccAGACCGATCAGAAGTGCATTTGTTATGTCTGCGCCAAAGACGGCCACAAAGGACACAACAAGGTCACCACAGCTGCCGAAAGGGCCGAGAGGCAGAAGAGCCTTCAGGCGGCTCGGCAAAGAATCCAGCTGAGGATccaggagaagaagaagcatGTTCAAACGTTTAAGCAGGAGGAAGATGCAGTAAGTcatgctgctgatgctgctctGACCGCCACTGACAAGCTCTTCACGGAGCTCATTAAGACGATGGAGAAAAAGCTCTCTCACGTGAAGGAGAAGATGACCTCTCGTCAGGATGCTGAATTGGGTCGGTTCAGAAAAGCTCGGAATAAGGTGGAGGAGGACGTCATGGAGTTGAACAGGAAAGATGTTGAAATGGACAAGCTGTACCGTACAGAAGACCATACTTATTTTCTGCTAAAGTATCCAAAACTGTGTCGTCTGAGCGAACCTAAAGAATCACCGAACTACAAGATCCGCCGACAGCGCAACTTCGAGCGGGTCATCGGCACTGTTTCAGAGGCCAAGAAGAATCTGCACAAGCTTCTTGAAGAAGAATGTGAAAAGATTTTGCTCGCACTTACTGGAGCCACGGGTTCGCTCGCTGAGCCTCAGCCACAGTTGGAGGAAGGCATCATGAATCCCAGACCCGAGGTCATTGGCAGACAGACCTCCACTGAACAAACCACCGCTCAGTTCGTACAAAGCAGACTCTCCCAAATCCTGGTTAGTCCCATGCTTCCCCGACCTAGCTTTTCAACACCCGGCCTGCAGGACCCCAGATCTCAGAGCAGACATGTAAGACAGCAGTCAGAGAACTTGTACATCAGTGGAGACGAAAATACTACACCAACCAGTGTTAAACAATCACCTGACTTCTTCTCCAAGCAAGAATGGGAAAACCCTGATGTTATACAGGTTGAAACACCTCCAGTTGAGAATAATCCTCGCATATTACTGAGGAGGTCAAAGAAAGACAGAAGAGAGGTTCTGAAAGCCAGAGCTCACTTCTTACAATACGCATCTCAAATCACACTGAATCCAGACACCACAAACACAAACCTGATTCTAGCCAAGGAGAACAAAAAAGTCATATTTGTAAGCGAAGCACAAGACTACCCCAACCACCCGGAAAGGTTTGCATACACCTGGCAGGTCCTGAGTGATCAGAGTTTTGATGGCCGATGCTACCTGGAGGTGGAGAGGAGTGGGAGAGGAGTCCTGGTGGCGATGACTTACAAAGACATCGGCAGAGCCGAGACCTTCAACAACTGCATGTTTGGTCAGAACAACAAATCTTGGGCTCTCGATTGTTTCAAGAACAGTTACGAGTTCaggcacaacaacaacaaaactccCATCCCGGGCATATGGTCCTCCagagtaggagtgtacctggatcacaaAGCAGGTCTTCTGGCCTTCTACAGCATCTCTAAtaccatgactctcctccacaaAGTCCAGACCACCTTCACCGAGCCGCTCTACTTTGGACTCTGGCTTTCAGATGGAGCAACTGCTGAGATCAGCACTATTGTGTAGAATATGATTTTATCAAATGAGGACATTCAGAACTAACAATGGGATGTGACTAAAAAATGGGCACTGTATGTGACACAGCGTCTACATACAGTGCTATGTCACTGTATGTAGACGCCTGATCACAAACACATGACATCTATTGTGTTTTTCATCAATGAATTTCTATTTCTTCTTGCCTCTTCTGGGGAGTTGTTTTACTATACACGTTTGACGGGGTCTGAAAAAATACTCTCAATTTGAAaccattaaataaaatgtatgcaaaTATTTTGCTCTAGGTGTcagcacatttttttgtgtgtaaaatttGCTCTTAAATTGTGGTTTTCTGTAAATTTGTgctctttttgtctgttttcttaaTTAAGGACAGGGACTCCAGCAGAGAATTATAATTATTCTGTTTCGTTATActtagttttttgtttctgcCTTTGACTAAAGTTAAACTTTATTTGACTATCTAGATATCTTTGTGTGGAGATGGAAAGATTTACACACGCAAACTAACATCACAATgaatataaataacaaaataatgagCAGATTTGtgcaataaaaaattaaaaaacatctaTCTGCATGATTTACCTTTGTCTTTGTcttgtgaatttctccaatgtgagatcaataaagcctatcttatctttcTAAATTATAGAAAAAGCATGTTGTCTTTCCTTTTTAATATAAGATTCATTAATAATGTGCAAAGGTTCTGAACTCATTGCACACagcatttatttcttcaaatgcaattcaaattttattttgataaattgaattgatattaaagataagataaactGAGCAATCCAGCATTGAACATTGCATCAAAAGCTTGTTTGAGCCAATTTAAAATATGACAGatattaagggggaaaaaaagaaaaggaaagaaaaggaaaaaaaaaaattatatatatatatatatatatatatatatatatatatataaattgagCAATCCAGCATGGGAGATTGAACATTGCATCAAAAGCTTGTTTCAGCCAATTCAAAATATGACAATCAGATATTATTCACACTTTTCAGGCTGTGATCAAAGACAGGTGGAGAAAAAGGGCTTAAGTGGCTCAAATGTAAGAACAATTTTGACCCTTGGTCAGAAAACTGTAGATGTTTATCCCTCTCAGAACCTGAGCAGGTGGAAAAACGCGCTGATCCACTCCAAGCGCTAATAAGAACTGCTTATCATCAGTCTTGATTAGGACCAAAATTAGAGATTCAGAACGTTGAAGAGAATTAGGGAGTAATGAAGATAAAAATCCTTTCCGTTTATACATTTGATTTATTCAAAAACTAAACCCTTTTGAAACGTAGAAAGGGATTTTGTTATCACAGAAACATGTAATCATTGAACAATGAAACGGTGCCAAAACATTTGGCTGTGACTGCCAAGTACTAACTTTATCTGGGAGAACCTTTGCAAACTCTTCCTTTATTTGGATAATTTTGTTCAGCTTTCCCTACCATAAATCATTTGGGAACATctacaaactttaaaataatgaaGCAACTCAAGCTGTGAGCTTAAAAAACTCTAGAAGCAGTTCTGTAGTCCAGAGGAAGTGCATGCCTGTGGGAAAGTCATCATGATGAAACTTGAAACCACTTTATTTCTGTCTATTGTTAAAGCAGGGGTCGCTGATTTTTACAGAactttccccaagtccctttttgaataactgctcaAGCACAAGACACAAGACGTCTTCCGCTCCTCAGAGGGATCGCGTGacaaaaatctcccaaatcaaCTCTGATGTTTTTTCTGTCTAATGAgaccttccttttcttctcatagACTTGTACTTAGTtttcttcttgtgactctcCGCCATGTTTAAATTATACGGtgagagctacaatgaacggctaacggCTAAGCTAACGGCTAGGCTAACTgttaagctaaccggatacataaacactagaagtgcgcatctGCATCCAGCAAGCGTATGGAgacaaatttctgccaaaacgttgcacacaaaaaaaagttttgcacacaaataaaacttgtttgcacacaaaaagatatgtttcacacaaaaaaaattgttttgcaaactgttcgccaactttgcactcaaaatatcatttataagttttcctcgagcacaaaacggtctctgctcgcacaaaacagcctctgctcgagtacaaaacaatcccactaccgctgcggtaaatttgtgccaaaagtcacgtgatgcattgagttgttgttgttgttcagacttcccgacagcagggggcgcacccgaaagaaactgaaacgcgccggtttggctgaagaagaaaaacgtgatatcacagctagcagcattagcaccccacaggtaactttcaaagctttcccggtgaaaaagtaacagctcactgatagatcatgtaagatttcagttaaaggcactgtttagttttatctctgatctaaaaatgctgtgtaacggacttttgaaaaataacgtaTTTAAACCATGATTTAACTCTCCTTTCAGAATTCAACATGTTTGGAGAGACGTGTGGTGCGCAGGAACAAACATATACAACAATGTGCTGCACTCAGGAGAGGACAACAGTTTGCTTGAGCTGTCAAACATGTTAGATAACTTCTGTTGTCACTATTTATTTAGACAAGACTACAACtaagttttcacaccatcagcagtggctgaGATGACCATTCACTCAGAACTGAGAGGAATCTGACACTCAGTCAGTTATGGGAGAtgggaagcatccagcatgctgtggtagaaccagaaatcacagaggtaagatggatttttttttgtgcgtgctattatacagtttctcacaatgcatatatttcaaaccagaaatgaatttatctgatcattccaatacaacaaaacatcgaatacatcagagaggtggcattgaaactgttttcttttaaatgtgtttattattaaaataattaatggattttggagtcTTTTTATCAATCCTTAGCtccatgaattaaattatattcagtaaattGTAGCAACAGAATTATggcctctttttttattctctatatatctccaTCTGTCTTGCAGGGACTCTGCCTGCCTCATATTGACAGTGGACTGCTGGATGACCCACACTGTGGGGTCACTATTCCTGAAACTGGCAATGTGTTGAGCCCCGAACAACTggtagcactgagggcagccatggatgcactgggacATTCTGAATCACACGgttcagatatatatatatatatatatatatatatatatgttgctactgtccagtatgaccaacactttacgagtttaatcttattttggtt contains:
- the LOC105917587 gene encoding tripartite motif-containing protein 16, whose translation is MAQGIQLERERFCCSLCSELLNNPVAIPCGHSFCLTCINRGLDNEESSGIYSCPQCREIFLSRPTLVKNGMIAFVVDQLRKSLKHAVPDPEPGDVTCDFCLEKKVKAIKSCLQCMASYCATHLQPHKDVAPLRKHKLVDTTADKDCDPEPGDVACDFCTEKKVKAIQSCLQCMASYCATHLQPHKDVAPLRKHKLVEPTADLEESICPEHQELMKMFCQTDQKCICYVCAKDGHKGHNKVTTAAERAERQKSLQAARQRIQLRIQEKKKHVQTFKQEEDAVSHAADAALTATDKLFTELIKTMEKKLSHVKEKMTSRQDAELGRFRKARNKVEEDVMELNRKDVEMDKLYRTEDHTYFLLKYPKLCRLSEPKESPNYKIRRQRNFERVIGTVSEAKKNLHKLLEEECEKILLALTGATGSLAEPQPQLEEGIMNPRPEVIGRQTSTEQTTAQFVQSRLSQILVSPMLPRPSFSTPGLQDPRSQSRHVRQQSENLYISGDENTTPTSVKQSPDFFSKQEWENPDVIQVETPPVENNPRILLRRSKKDRREVLKARAHFLQYASQITLNPDTTNTNLILAKENKKVIFVSEAQDYPNHPERFAYTWQVLSDQSFDGRCYLEVERSGRGVLVAMTYKDIGRAETFNNCMFGQNNKSWALDCFKNSYEFRHNNNKTPIPGIWSSRVGVYLDHKAGLLAFYSISNTMTLLHKVQTTFTEPLYFGLWLSDGATAEISTIV